One stretch of Chroococcidiopsis sp. CCMEE 29 DNA includes these proteins:
- a CDS encoding ISL3 family transposase, producing MNQSPLLADPQVLALESLSVEDTQVVLVVKTIRAVALCPKCHQPSSQVHSRYERILTDLPWQGATVQIQLLTRRFFCVNRTCVRRIFCERLPRVVAAYGRQTVRFNDALHLIGMMLGGQARVKLAVGLGMPISPDTILRRIHQSRLAVNATPRVLGVDDWAWRKGRRYGTILVNLEQHRPIELLPDREASTLANWLCVHPGVEIVTRDRSKAYERGIRQGAPTAIQVADRFHLLQNLAETLAEAFGAQSQALKTVGAIHSLSSVISPESTAVVPVLPPQPLPKEQSIAEQRRSRREADYKRVWELHHQGWLVPAIARQVGIGRTTVFRYLHSSTFPERQGRRDCGRSRLVDPYKDYVLERWNDGCHDTLRLFGEIQQRGYSGSYDTVARYTRRFRQAQGTQRRKRRRSIKQLPKVSEPQKLALTPRRTTRCAARRPENWEPDDAQLVQAMAQHPDLTQAIELAQSFAFLVRDRQPEQLDPWLEQALHSQLSPFNRFAKRLQEDYDAVKAGVTLPWSNGQTEGQINRLKMLKRQMYGRAGMELLERRFLLAV from the coding sequence ATGAATCAAAGCCCTCTCCTCGCTGACCCTCAAGTACTCGCTCTAGAAAGCCTCTCTGTAGAAGACACGCAAGTGGTCTTGGTTGTCAAGACAATCAGAGCGGTAGCTCTGTGCCCCAAATGCCACCAACCTTCATCACAGGTACATAGTCGCTACGAACGCATACTCACAGATCTACCTTGGCAAGGAGCTACTGTACAAATACAACTACTCACCCGTCGGTTCTTCTGTGTCAATCGGACATGTGTACGACGAATTTTCTGTGAACGGCTGCCCCGCGTCGTCGCTGCTTATGGTAGACAAACGGTACGATTCAATGATGCCCTGCATCTGATTGGGATGATGCTAGGTGGTCAAGCTAGAGTGAAGCTAGCGGTGGGGCTAGGGATGCCTATCAGCCCGGACACGATATTGCGACGCATTCATCAAAGTCGGTTAGCTGTCAACGCGACTCCCCGCGTGCTTGGAGTTGATGATTGGGCATGGCGGAAAGGGCGACGTTACGGCACAATTCTGGTGAACCTGGAACAACATCGACCAATCGAGCTCCTGCCAGATCGGGAAGCATCGACGTTAGCCAACTGGCTCTGTGTTCATCCAGGCGTGGAAATCGTCACCCGAGATCGCTCCAAAGCTTACGAAAGGGGCATTCGGCAAGGGGCACCGACGGCTATCCAAGTAGCAGACCGATTTCATCTGCTGCAAAACCTGGCTGAAACATTGGCTGAAGCGTTTGGCGCACAAAGTCAAGCTCTTAAGACAGTTGGGGCAATACACAGCCTGTCATCAGTAATCAGTCCTGAGAGTACCGCAGTTGTACCAGTGTTGCCACCGCAGCCGCTGCCCAAGGAGCAAAGCATTGCCGAACAACGTCGGTCGAGGCGAGAAGCAGATTACAAGAGAGTCTGGGAATTACACCACCAAGGCTGGTTGGTGCCAGCAATTGCTCGTCAGGTGGGGATTGGTCGCACGACGGTATTTCGTTACCTACACAGTTCCACCTTCCCGGAGCGCCAAGGACGCCGTGACTGTGGTCGGAGCCGCTTAGTTGACCCTTACAAAGACTATGTTCTTGAACGTTGGAACGATGGTTGTCATGATACCTTGCGGTTGTTTGGGGAGATTCAACAACGTGGTTATTCTGGCAGCTATGACACAGTAGCTCGCTATACCCGTCGCTTTCGTCAAGCCCAAGGAACGCAACGCAGGAAACGACGGCGTTCAATTAAGCAACTGCCAAAGGTGAGTGAACCCCAGAAACTGGCGCTCACACCTCGCCGCACTACCAGATGTGCAGCGCGACGACCGGAGAATTGGGAACCAGATGACGCACAGCTCGTACAAGCCATGGCACAGCATCCTGACCTCACCCAAGCGATTGAACTCGCTCAAAGCTTTGCCTTTCTCGTGCGTGACAGACAGCCAGAGCAACTCGACCCTTGGTTAGAACAGGCGCTCCATAGCCAGCTTTCTCCTTTCAACCGCTTTGCCAAACGGCTGCAAGAGGACTATGATGCTGTTAAGGCAGGTGTAACACTTCCTTGGAGCAACGGTCAAACCGAAGGGCAGATCAATCGACTGAAGATGTTGAAGCGGCAGATGTATGGTCGCGCTGGGATGGAGCTGCTTGAGCGACGATTCTTATTGGCAGTTTAG
- a CDS encoding nucleoside hydrolase, with the protein MKIHLDTDFGSDIDDICALAMLLRWSSDAHLTGVTTVAEINGRRAGQVKHVLELEGRNDIPVAAGADISQGFYPYELGLPPEERYWARTVAPLPKVAGEAVELLKQSVEQDATVIGIGPFTNLYLLESQYPGILLNTRLFLMGGYVYPPREGFPQWGNDDDFNVQVDARSALCIIENSDPTFVPLSVTVETALRRKHLEVLRGGGALGQLLARQAEAFAEDEQIGEKFGKTCNKLPRDIINFQHDPLTCAIALGWHEGVETSHAPLKTELRDGVLHWRIDPDGKPTRVVTKIDGDRFSQFWVDTVAGVAYT; encoded by the coding sequence TTGAAGATACATCTTGATACTGATTTTGGCAGTGATATTGACGACATCTGTGCCTTGGCAATGCTGCTTAGATGGTCGAGTGATGCTCATCTTACAGGAGTTACGACAGTTGCCGAGATAAACGGCAGAAGAGCCGGACAAGTTAAACATGTCTTGGAGCTTGAAGGCAGAAACGATATTCCGGTTGCCGCCGGAGCAGATATTTCTCAAGGATTCTACCCCTATGAACTGGGTCTTCCGCCTGAAGAGAGGTATTGGGCAAGAACCGTTGCGCCTTTACCGAAGGTTGCGGGAGAAGCTGTTGAACTTCTAAAGCAAAGTGTTGAGCAGGATGCAACTGTGATTGGGATTGGTCCCTTTACAAATCTATATCTGCTCGAAAGCCAATATCCGGGGATACTGCTCAATACCCGACTCTTCCTCATGGGTGGCTACGTCTATCCGCCGCGAGAAGGCTTCCCGCAGTGGGGCAACGATGATGATTTTAATGTTCAAGTTGACGCTCGATCAGCCCTATGCATCATTGAAAATTCAGATCCGACGTTTGTTCCTCTTTCAGTGACAGTGGAAACCGCGCTGAGGAGAAAACATCTGGAAGTCTTGAGAGGAGGGGGCGCGTTAGGTCAATTGCTTGCAAGACAGGCAGAAGCATTCGCAGAAGATGAGCAAATCGGAGAAAAGTTTGGCAAGACTTGCAACAAACTACCCAGGGACATCATTAATTTTCAACACGACCCGCTGACTTGTGCTATCGCGCTCGGTTGGCACGAAGGAGTAGAGACTTCACATGCTCCGCTGAAAACAGAATTAAGAGATGGAGTGCTGCACTGGAGAATTGACCCTGATGGTAAGCCAACACGGGTTGTAACTAAAATAGACGGGGACAGATTTAGCCAATTCTGGGTTGACACAGTTGCCGGTGTCGCCTACACATAG
- a CDS encoding IS5 family transposase, giving the protein MARKLYPTDLSERQWHILKPLIPAPKASGRPRTVNIREIVNAIFYILASGCAWRLLPHDLPPWATVYYYFRLWRRDGVWQQINQVLREKVRSSRGREPTPSAAIVDSQSVKTTEVAQEVGYDGGKLVKGHKRHILVDTLGLLLQVVVSAANLSERAGAILLLEKVEAKFPRLSKIFSDGGYDGADFIASIKEDYQLNWEVVKRKQNKGFQVLPWRWIVERTLAWLVRYRRLTIDYEVLPTSSEAFIYAAMVRLMVRRLA; this is encoded by the coding sequence ATGGCTCGAAAACTTTATCCTACTGACCTCAGCGAGCGGCAATGGCACATCCTCAAACCACTCATTCCAGCACCTAAAGCTAGTGGTCGTCCTCGCACAGTCAATATCCGTGAGATTGTCAACGCGATCTTCTATATCCTTGCCAGTGGTTGCGCTTGGCGCTTGCTACCTCATGACTTACCACCTTGGGCTACAGTTTACTACTATTTTCGGCTGTGGCGCCGGGATGGAGTTTGGCAGCAAATCAACCAGGTTCTGCGGGAAAAGGTGCGCTCTTCACGAGGGCGAGAGCCAACTCCGAGTGCAGCGATTGTCGATAGCCAGTCGGTCAAAACTACTGAGGTAGCACAGGAAGTTGGTTATGACGGCGGTAAGTTGGTCAAGGGACACAAGCGTCACATCTTGGTTGACACATTAGGGTTGTTGTTGCAAGTCGTCGTCAGCGCCGCCAACTTGTCTGAGAGAGCTGGAGCGATCTTGCTGTTGGAGAAGGTTGAAGCGAAATTTCCCCGCCTTAGCAAGATCTTCTCAGACGGAGGCTATGACGGTGCTGATTTCATTGCCTCAATTAAAGAGGATTATCAATTGAATTGGGAAGTGGTCAAGCGCAAGCAGAACAAAGGCTTTCAAGTGTTGCCTTGGCGGTGGATAGTTGAGCGCACTCTGGCATGGCTTGTGCGTTACAGGCGATTAACCATTGACTATGAAGTCTTACCTACCAGCTCAGAAGCTTTTATTTATGCTGCCATGGTTCGGCTGATGGTCAGGCGGTTAGCGTAG
- a CDS encoding TetR/AcrR family transcriptional regulator, producing the protein MARDKEETKARILAAVGKLLAESGFRQLGVNAIAREAGVDKVLIYRYFENLPTLLQTFGQEGNYWLTVEELVGDESTIQAESLDEWMNVLLVRFLRDLQQRTITQEILRWELLEGNELTQELAQVRDRLGIESLKFLNQKFSFPPDKDIPAMSAVLIAGIVYLVLRTKVSPTFLGIDFISSSGWQRIEAAISSLVQPVVQSDE; encoded by the coding sequence ATGGCACGAGATAAGGAAGAAACGAAGGCACGAATTCTTGCGGCCGTTGGCAAATTGTTGGCAGAGTCAGGATTTCGGCAGTTAGGGGTGAATGCGATCGCCCGTGAAGCAGGTGTGGATAAGGTGTTGATTTATCGATATTTTGAGAACCTGCCCACTCTGTTGCAAACCTTTGGACAGGAGGGTAACTACTGGCTCACAGTCGAAGAACTCGTTGGGGATGAGTCAACCATTCAGGCAGAATCGTTAGATGAATGGATGAATGTGTTGCTCGTTCGCTTTCTGCGGGATCTACAACAGCGAACGATTACGCAGGAGATTTTGCGGTGGGAATTGTTGGAAGGTAACGAGTTAACTCAGGAATTAGCACAAGTCCGCGATCGTCTGGGCATTGAAAGCTTAAAGTTTCTCAACCAGAAGTTTTCCTTCCCACCTGATAAAGATATTCCTGCAATGAGTGCCGTGCTAATTGCGGGAATCGTTTATTTGGTATTGCGAACTAAAGTTAGCCCAACTTTTTTAGGAATTGATTTCATTTCTTCATCTGGATGGCAAAGAATTGAAGCAGCGATTTCATCCCTCGTACAACCAGTAGTTCAAAGTGATGAATAG